From the Strix uralensis isolate ZFMK-TIS-50842 chromosome 33, bStrUra1, whole genome shotgun sequence genome, one window contains:
- the BLOC1S1 gene encoding biogenesis of lysosome-related organelles complex 1 subunit 1 — translation MLSRLLKEHQARQSERRELQERRRREAIAAATRLTEALVDHLNVGVAQAYVNQRKLDHEVKTLQVQAAQFAKQTGQWITMVENFNQALKEIGDVENWARSIELDMRTIATALEYVYKGQLQPPCS, via the exons atgCTGTCCCGGCTGCTGAAGGAGCACCAGGCGCGGCAGAGCGAGCGGCGGGAGCTGCAGG AGCGGCGGCGCAGGGAGGCCATTGCCGCCGCCACGCGCCTGACCGAGGCCCTGGTCGATCACCTCAACGTGGG ggtggcCCAGGCCTACGTCAACCAGCGGAAGCTGGACCACGAGGTGAAGACGCTGCAGGTGCAGGCGGCCCAGTTCGCCAAGCAGACGGGGCAGTGGATCACCATGGTGGAGAACTTCAACCAGGCCCTCAAG GAGATCGGTGACGTGGAGAACTGGGCCCGCAGCATCGAGCTGGACATGCGGACCATCGCCACCGCCCTCGAGTACGTCTACaaggggcagctccagcccccctgctcctga
- the RDH5 gene encoding retinol dehydrogenase 5 isoform X1, with the protein MGRVPQQGVSLHPPTCKSPPQSCTQRWGGVGGGSAHCELWLRALPQRRGRSGRGPPPPGSDGRSRRSARSPLPRRSAPPAPQAPAMWLYLLLVALVWALVWLVRDRRTLPCVKDKHVFITGCDSGFGNLLARRLARQGYRVLAACLTQDGADGLQRGCSGHLRTTLLDVTRSESIRRAAEWVRAEVGEKGLFGLVNNAGVATPMGPTEWMGIEDFRRVMAVNAFGAIEVTLALLPLLRRARGRVVNTSSVLARVAANGGGYCPSKSCLEAFSDSLRRDMYHFGVRVSIVEPGFFKTAATDLAAIEGTLRRLWERLAPATRLSYGDDFFCQYLKVQRLIMNFMCDGDLSKVTRCVEHALGARHPRTRYSAGWDAKLLWLPASYLPAAIVDFVLATILPKPAQRVR; encoded by the exons atggGGAGGGTCCCCCAACAAGGggtgtccctgcacccccccacaTGCAAATCCCCCCCCCAAAGCTGcacccagcgctgggggggggtcggggggggctcagcacacTGTGAACTTTGGCTGCGGGCTCTGCCCCAGCGCAGGGGGAGGagcggccgcggcccccccccccccggctcagaCGGTCGCAGCCGCCGCAGCGCCCGGAGCCCTCTGCCCCGCCGAAG tgcccccccggccccccaggcCCCCGCCATGTGGCTGTACCTCTTACTGGTGGCGCTGGTCTGGGCGCTGGTCTGGCTGGTGCGGGACCGCCGGACCCTGCCCTGCGTCAAGGACAAACACGTCTTCATCACCGGCTGCGACAGCGGCTTCGGCAACCTGCTGGCGCGGCGGCTGGCCCGCCAGGGCTACCGGGTGCTGGCCGCTTGCCTGACCCAGGACGGGGCCGACGGCCTCCAGCGAGGCTGCTCCGGCCACCTCCGCACCACCCTGCTCGATGTCACCCGCTCCGAGAGCATCCGCCGGGCCGCTGAGTGGGTGCGGGCAGAGGTGGGCGAGAAAG GCCTCTTTGGGCTAGTGAACAACGCGGGGGTGGCCACCCCCATGGGCCCCACGGAGTGGATGGGCATCGAGGACTTCCGGCGGGTCATGGCCGTCAACGCCTTCGGCGCCATCGAGGTGACACTggcgctgctgccgctgctgcgccgggcgcggggccgcgTGGTCAACACCTCCAGCGTGCTGGCCCGCGTGGCCGCCAACGGCGGCGGCTACTGCCCCTCCAAGTCCTGCCTCGAGGCCTTCTCCGACAGCCTGCG gcggGACATGTACCACTTCGGGGTGCGCGTGAGCATCGTGGAACCCGGCTTCTTCAAGACGGCGGCCACCGACCTGGCGGCCATCGAGGGGACCCTGCGGCGGCTCTGGGAGCGCCTGGCGCCCGCCACGCGCCTCAGCTACGGCGACGACTTCTTCTGCCAGT aCCTGAAGGTGCAGCGGCTGATCATGAACTTCATGTGCGACGGGGACCTGAGCAAGGTGACGCGCTGCGTGGAGCACGCGCTGGGCGCCCGCCACCCGCGCACGCGCTACAGCGCCGGCTGGGACGCCAAGCTGCTCTGGCTGCCGGCCTCCTACCTGCCCGCCGCCATCGTCGACTTCGTCCTGGCCACCATCCTGCCCAAGCCGGCCCAGCGTGTCCGCTAG
- the RDH5 gene encoding retinol dehydrogenase 5 isoform X2 yields MGRVPQQGVSLHPPTCKSPPQSCTQRWGGVGGGSAHCELWLRALPQRRGRSGRGPPPPGSDGRSRRSARSPLPRRSAPPAPQAPAMWLYLLLVALVWALVWLVRDRRTLPCVKDKHVFITGCDSGFGNLLARRLARQGYRVLAACLTQDGADGLQRGCSGHLRTTLLDVTRSESIRRAAEWVRAEVGEKVNNAGVATPMGPTEWMGIEDFRRVMAVNAFGAIEVTLALLPLLRRARGRVVNTSSVLARVAANGGGYCPSKSCLEAFSDSLRRDMYHFGVRVSIVEPGFFKTAATDLAAIEGTLRRLWERLAPATRLSYGDDFFCQYLKVQRLIMNFMCDGDLSKVTRCVEHALGARHPRTRYSAGWDAKLLWLPASYLPAAIVDFVLATILPKPAQRVR; encoded by the exons atggGGAGGGTCCCCCAACAAGGggtgtccctgcacccccccacaTGCAAATCCCCCCCCCAAAGCTGcacccagcgctgggggggggtcggggggggctcagcacacTGTGAACTTTGGCTGCGGGCTCTGCCCCAGCGCAGGGGGAGGagcggccgcggcccccccccccccggctcagaCGGTCGCAGCCGCCGCAGCGCCCGGAGCCCTCTGCCCCGCCGAAG tgcccccccggccccccaggcCCCCGCCATGTGGCTGTACCTCTTACTGGTGGCGCTGGTCTGGGCGCTGGTCTGGCTGGTGCGGGACCGCCGGACCCTGCCCTGCGTCAAGGACAAACACGTCTTCATCACCGGCTGCGACAGCGGCTTCGGCAACCTGCTGGCGCGGCGGCTGGCCCGCCAGGGCTACCGGGTGCTGGCCGCTTGCCTGACCCAGGACGGGGCCGACGGCCTCCAGCGAGGCTGCTCCGGCCACCTCCGCACCACCCTGCTCGATGTCACCCGCTCCGAGAGCATCCGCCGGGCCGCTGAGTGGGTGCGGGCAGAGGTGGGCGAGAAAG TGAACAACGCGGGGGTGGCCACCCCCATGGGCCCCACGGAGTGGATGGGCATCGAGGACTTCCGGCGGGTCATGGCCGTCAACGCCTTCGGCGCCATCGAGGTGACACTggcgctgctgccgctgctgcgccgggcgcggggccgcgTGGTCAACACCTCCAGCGTGCTGGCCCGCGTGGCCGCCAACGGCGGCGGCTACTGCCCCTCCAAGTCCTGCCTCGAGGCCTTCTCCGACAGCCTGCG gcggGACATGTACCACTTCGGGGTGCGCGTGAGCATCGTGGAACCCGGCTTCTTCAAGACGGCGGCCACCGACCTGGCGGCCATCGAGGGGACCCTGCGGCGGCTCTGGGAGCGCCTGGCGCCCGCCACGCGCCTCAGCTACGGCGACGACTTCTTCTGCCAGT aCCTGAAGGTGCAGCGGCTGATCATGAACTTCATGTGCGACGGGGACCTGAGCAAGGTGACGCGCTGCGTGGAGCACGCGCTGGGCGCCCGCCACCCGCGCACGCGCTACAGCGCCGGCTGGGACGCCAAGCTGCTCTGGCTGCCGGCCTCCTACCTGCCCGCCGCCATCGTCGACTTCGTCCTGGCCACCATCCTGCCCAAGCCGGCCCAGCGTGTCCGCTAG
- the RDH5 gene encoding retinol dehydrogenase 5 isoform X3 encodes MWLYLLLVALVWALVWLVRDRRTLPCVKDKHVFITGCDSGFGNLLARRLARQGYRVLAACLTQDGADGLQRGCSGHLRTTLLDVTRSESIRRAAEWVRAEVGEKGLFGLVNNAGVATPMGPTEWMGIEDFRRVMAVNAFGAIEVTLALLPLLRRARGRVVNTSSVLARVAANGGGYCPSKSCLEAFSDSLRRDMYHFGVRVSIVEPGFFKTAATDLAAIEGTLRRLWERLAPATRLSYGDDFFCQYLKVQRLIMNFMCDGDLSKVTRCVEHALGARHPRTRYSAGWDAKLLWLPASYLPAAIVDFVLATILPKPAQRVR; translated from the exons ATGTGGCTGTACCTCTTACTGGTGGCGCTGGTCTGGGCGCTGGTCTGGCTGGTGCGGGACCGCCGGACCCTGCCCTGCGTCAAGGACAAACACGTCTTCATCACCGGCTGCGACAGCGGCTTCGGCAACCTGCTGGCGCGGCGGCTGGCCCGCCAGGGCTACCGGGTGCTGGCCGCTTGCCTGACCCAGGACGGGGCCGACGGCCTCCAGCGAGGCTGCTCCGGCCACCTCCGCACCACCCTGCTCGATGTCACCCGCTCCGAGAGCATCCGCCGGGCCGCTGAGTGGGTGCGGGCAGAGGTGGGCGAGAAAG GCCTCTTTGGGCTAGTGAACAACGCGGGGGTGGCCACCCCCATGGGCCCCACGGAGTGGATGGGCATCGAGGACTTCCGGCGGGTCATGGCCGTCAACGCCTTCGGCGCCATCGAGGTGACACTggcgctgctgccgctgctgcgccgggcgcggggccgcgTGGTCAACACCTCCAGCGTGCTGGCCCGCGTGGCCGCCAACGGCGGCGGCTACTGCCCCTCCAAGTCCTGCCTCGAGGCCTTCTCCGACAGCCTGCG gcggGACATGTACCACTTCGGGGTGCGCGTGAGCATCGTGGAACCCGGCTTCTTCAAGACGGCGGCCACCGACCTGGCGGCCATCGAGGGGACCCTGCGGCGGCTCTGGGAGCGCCTGGCGCCCGCCACGCGCCTCAGCTACGGCGACGACTTCTTCTGCCAGT aCCTGAAGGTGCAGCGGCTGATCATGAACTTCATGTGCGACGGGGACCTGAGCAAGGTGACGCGCTGCGTGGAGCACGCGCTGGGCGCCCGCCACCCGCGCACGCGCTACAGCGCCGGCTGGGACGCCAAGCTGCTCTGGCTGCCGGCCTCCTACCTGCCCGCCGCCATCGTCGACTTCGTCCTGGCCACCATCCTGCCCAAGCCGGCCCAGCGTGTCCGCTAG
- the CD63 gene encoding CD63 antigen produces the protein MAVEGGMKCVKFLVFVFNFIFWVCGVALIAIGIYAQVALGKALVVSTASASSSPLAILVLGVIIFFISFFGCCGAWKESYCMVTTFAVLLSIIFLVEIAAAIAGYVFKDKVRSVLEEGLWDAMRKYGEDKPSTEAVDELQKDFTCCGANNYTDWATIERFKVNNTVPRSCCRVNTTSCNVRPSPATVYEKGCLESIEAWMKKNILVVAAVALGIAFFEILGIIFACCLMKGIRSGYEVM, from the exons ATGGCGGTCGAGGGCGGGATGAAATGTGTGAAGTTCCTGGTCTTCGTCTTCAACTTCATCTTCTGG gtGTGCGGCGTGGCCCTCATCGCCATCGGCATCTACGCCCAGGTGGCCCTGGGTAAGGCGCTGGTGGTCAGCACGGCCTCGGCCTCCAGCAGCCCCCTCGCCATCCTGGTGCTGGGCgtcatcatcttcttcatctcCTTCTTCGGCTGCTGCGGCGCCTGGAAGGAGAGTTACTGCATGGTCACCACG TTCGCCGTCCTGCTCAGCATCATCTTCCTCGTGGAGATCGCCGCCGCCATCGCCGGATACGTCTTCAAGGACAAG gtccgCTCGGTGCTGGAGGAGGGGCTGTGGGACGCGATGCGCAAGTACGGGGAGGACAAACCCTCGACGGAGGCGGTGGACGAGCTCCAGAAGGAT TTCACTTGCTGCGGAGCCAACAACTACACGGACTGGGCCACCATCGAGCGGTTCAAGGTCAACAACACGGTGCCCCGGTCCTGCTGCCGCGTCAACACCACGTCCTGCAACGtccgccccagccccgccaccgTCTACGAGAAG GGCTGCCTCGAGAGCATCGAAGCCTGGATGAAGAAGAACATCCTCGTCGTGGCCGCGGTCGCGCTGGGCATCGCCTTCTTCGAG ATCCTGGGCATCATCTTCGCTTGCTGCCTGATGAAGGGCATCCGCAGTGGCTACGAGGTCATGTAG
- the INPP1 gene encoding inositol polyphosphate 1-phosphatase, translating to MAGLLQALVGVSEKAAHIARLCRHEEPLFQLLVAEKTGPDRNRRFLQDFKTLADVLIQEVIKHDLGKEFPELQGHIHGEESNEFRNAQGETVTVRVCATPGDTAALLLSVLEPERAAAELLAAAVHRDVALGDVEVAGAALSIPPQDLAVWIDPIDSTNEYIGGREDVAPVGGIAPGGLSSALVLIGAYDRHTGCPVLGVINEPFFRRDPLTRRWQGRYHWGVAYGDTRLCSLSPPPPPRPAPRLVLSRAEGGPVRAALGPLCGDGDGDGDGDGLRFAAGAGYKMLCVILGLADAYVLSEGSTFAWDACAPHAILRALGGGVVALAGALRARRAGDTGPPPELVYNRPAEGAAGAERWANRGGLVAYAHPQHLEAVLAALATVPGL from the exons atGGCGGGGCTGCTGCAGGCGCTGGTGGGGGTCTCGGAGAAGGCGGCGCACATCGCCCGGCTGTGCCGGCACGAGGAGCCCCTCTTCCAGCTGCTGGTGGCCGAGAAGACGGGGCCCGACAGGAACAGGAGGTTCCTGCAGGACTTCAAGACGCTGGCGGACGTCCTCATCCAGGAGGTCATCAAGCACGACCTGGGCAAGGAG TTCCCTGAGCTGCAGGGCCACATCCACGGCGAAGAGTCCAACGAGTTCAGGAACGCGCAGG GGGAGACGGTGACGGTGCGGGTGTGCGCCACGCCGGGGGACACGGCGGCCCTGCTGCTCTCCGTGCTGGAGCCCGAGCGGGCGGCTGCCGAGCTGCTGGCGGCCGCCGTGCACCGGGACGTGGCGCTGGGTGACGTGGAGGTGGCCGGCGCGGCGCTCAGCATCCCCCCCCAGGACCTGGCCGTCTGGATAGACCCCATCG ACTCCACCAACGAGTACATCGGCGGGCGCGAGGACGTGGCCCCCGTCGGCGGCATCGCCCCGGGGGGGCTGAGCTCGGCGCTGGTGCTCATCGGGGCCTACGACCGGCACACGGGCTGCCCCGTGCTGGGCGTCATCAACGAGCCCTTCTTCCGCCGCGACCCCCTGACCCGCAG GTGGCAGGGGAGGTACCACTGGGGCGTCGCGTACGGGGACACGCGGCTGTGCTCGCtgagccccccgccgccgccgcgccccgcgccccgcctgGTGCTGAGCCGGGCGGAGGGGGGGCCGGTGCGGGCGGCCCTGGGCCCCCTctgcggggacggggacggggacggggacggggacggccTGCGCTTCGCCGCCGGCGCCGGCTACAAGATGCTCTGCGTCATCCTGGGCTTGGCGGACGCCTACGTCCTCTCCGAGGGCAGCACCTTCGCCTGGGACGCTTGTGCCCCCCACGCCATCCTGCGGGCCCTGGGCGGGGGCGTGGTGGCCCTGGCGGGGGCCCTGCGGGCGCGGCGAGCGGGTGACACCGGGCCGCCCCCCGAGCTGGTCTATAACCgcccggcggagggggcggcgggggccgagCGTTGGGCAAACCGGGGCGGCCTCGTGGCCTACGCGCACCCCCAGCACCTGGAGGCCGTGCTGGCCGCGCTGGCCACCGTGCCGGGGCTCTGA
- the GDF11 gene encoding LOW QUALITY PROTEIN: growth/differentiation factor 11 (The sequence of the model RefSeq protein was modified relative to this genomic sequence to represent the inferred CDS: deleted 1 base in 1 codon), whose translation MAPVLLCLLALVVAGGGGLEAQPPASEPACPVCLWRRHSKELRLESIKSQILSKLRLKEAPNITREVVKQLLPKAPPLQQLLDLHDFQGDSLQHDEYLEEDEYHATTETVISMAQETDPVVQIEGNPHCCFFNFSPKIMFTKVVKAQLWVYLRPVQHTSTVYLQILRLKPVTEEGSRHIRIRSLKIDLNSRIGHWQSIDFKHVLQNWFKQPQNNWGIEINAFDPNGNDLAVTSLGPGAEGLHPFMELRVLENNKRSRRNLGLDCDEHSTESRCCRYPLTVDFEAFGWDWIIAPKRYKANYCSGQCEYMFMQKYPHTHLVQQANPRGSAGPCCTPTKMSPINMLYFNDKQQIIYGKIPGMVVDRCGCS comes from the exons ATGGCCCCGGTGTTGCTGTGCTTGTTGGCGCtggtggtggcggggggggggggg ttggaagCGCAGCCCCCCGCCTCCGAGCCCGCCTGCCCCGTGTGTCTCTGGCGGCGGCACAGCAAGGAGCTGCGGCTGGAGAGCATCAAGTCGCAGATCCTGAGCAAGCTGCGGCTGAAGGAAGCGCCCAACATCACCCGGGAGGTGGTGAAGCAGCTGCTGCCCAAGGCCCCCCCGCTCCAGCAGCTCCTCGACCTCCACGACTTCCAGGGGGACTCGCTGCAGCACGACGAGTACCTGGAGGAGGACGAGTACCACGCCACCACCGAGACCGTCATCAGCATGGCCCAGGAAA CGGACCCCGTGGTGCAGATCGAGGGCAACCCCCATTGCTGCTTCTTCAACTTCAGCCCCAAGATCATGTTCACCAAGGTGGTGAAGGCGCAGCTGTGGGTGTACCTGCGGCCCGTGCAGCACACCTCCACCGTCTACCTGCAGATCCTCCGCCTGAAGCCGGTGACGGAGGAAGGCAGCCGCCACATCCGCATCCGCTCCCTCAAGATCGACCTCAACTCCCGCATCGGGCACTGGCAGAGCATCGACTTCAAGCACGTGCTGCAGAACTGGTTCAAGCAGCCGCAGAACAACTGGGGCATCGAGATCAACGCCTTCGACCCCAACGGCAACGACCTGGCCGTCACCTCGCTGGGACCCGGGGCCGAAGGGCTG caccccttcATGGAGCTGCGGGTGCTGGAGAACAACAAGCGCTCGCGGCGGAACCTGGGGCTGGACTGCGACGAGCACTCGACCGAGTCGCGCTGCTGCCGCTACCCCCTGACCGTCGACTTCGAGGCCTTCGGCTGGGACTGGATTATCGCCCCCAAGAGATACAAAGCCAACTACTGCTCGGGGCAGTGCGAGTACATGTTCATGCAGAAGTACCCCCACACCCACCTGGTGCAACAGGCCAAcccccggggctcggcggggccctGCTGCACCCCCACCAAGATGTCCCCCATCAACATGCTCTACTTCAACGACAAACAGCAAATCATCTACGGCAAGATCCCGGGCATGGTGGTTGACAGATGCGGATGCTCTTAG